A stretch of Enterobacter cloacae complex sp. ECNIH7 DNA encodes these proteins:
- the typA gene encoding ribosome-dependent GTPase TypA, translated as MIENLRNIAIIAHVDHGKTTLVDKLLQQSGTFDARAETQERVMDSNDLEKERGITILAKNTAIKWNDYRINIVDTPGHADFGGEVERVMSMVDSVLLVVDAMDGPMPQTRFVTKKAFAHGLKPIVVINKVDRPGARPDWVVDQVFDLFVNLDATDEQLDFPIVYASALNGIAGLDHEDMAEDMTPLYQAIVDRVPAPNVDLDGTLQMQISQLDYNNYVGVIGIGRIKRGKVKPNQQVTIIDSEGKTRNGKVGKVLTHLGLERIESDVAEAGDIIAITGLGELNISDTICDPQNVEALPALSVDEPTVSMFFNVNTSPFCGKEGKFVTSRQILDRLNKELVHNVALRVEETEDADAFRVSGRGELHLSVLIENMRREGFEMAVSRPKVIFREIDGRKQEPFENVTLDVEEQHQGSVMQALGERKGDLKNMNPDGKGRVRLDYVIPSRGLIGFRSEFMTMTSGTGLLYSTFSHYDDVRPGEVGQRNNGVLISNGQGKAVAFALFGLQDRGKLFLGHGAEVYEGQIIGIHSRSNDLTVNCLTGKKLTNMRASGTDEATVLVPPIKMTLEQALEFIDDDELVEVTPQSIRIRKRHLTENDRKRAMRGAKED; from the coding sequence GTGATCGAAAATTTGCGTAACATCGCCATCATCGCGCACGTAGACCATGGTAAAACTACCCTGGTCGACAAGCTGCTGCAGCAATCCGGTACGTTTGATGCGCGTGCCGAAACCCAAGAACGCGTGATGGACTCCAACGATTTGGAGAAAGAGCGTGGGATTACCATCCTCGCGAAAAACACCGCGATTAAATGGAATGACTACCGTATCAACATCGTTGATACCCCAGGGCACGCCGACTTCGGTGGCGAAGTTGAACGTGTAATGTCCATGGTAGACTCCGTTCTGCTGGTCGTTGACGCAATGGATGGCCCAATGCCACAGACGCGCTTCGTGACCAAAAAAGCTTTTGCCCATGGTCTGAAGCCAATCGTTGTTATCAACAAAGTTGACCGCCCTGGCGCGCGTCCTGACTGGGTTGTTGACCAGGTCTTCGACCTGTTCGTTAACCTCGACGCGACCGACGAGCAGCTGGACTTCCCTATCGTTTACGCATCTGCGCTGAACGGTATCGCAGGTCTGGACCACGAAGACATGGCTGAAGACATGACCCCGCTGTATCAGGCGATTGTTGACCGTGTTCCTGCGCCAAACGTCGATCTCGACGGCACCCTGCAGATGCAGATCTCTCAGCTCGACTACAACAACTACGTTGGCGTAATCGGCATTGGTCGTATCAAGCGCGGTAAAGTGAAGCCTAACCAGCAGGTTACTATCATCGATAGCGAAGGCAAAACCCGTAACGGTAAAGTCGGTAAAGTACTGACTCACCTGGGTCTTGAGCGTATCGAGAGTGACGTTGCGGAAGCGGGCGACATCATCGCTATCACCGGTCTGGGTGAACTGAACATCTCCGACACCATCTGCGATCCGCAGAACGTCGAAGCGCTGCCAGCCCTGTCCGTTGATGAACCAACCGTATCCATGTTCTTCAACGTCAACACCTCTCCGTTCTGTGGTAAAGAAGGTAAATTCGTTACCTCTCGTCAGATCCTTGACCGCCTGAACAAAGAGCTGGTGCACAACGTTGCGCTGCGCGTTGAAGAAACCGAAGATGCTGATGCATTCCGCGTTTCTGGTCGTGGTGAGCTGCACCTGTCTGTTCTGATTGAGAACATGCGTCGTGAAGGTTTCGAAATGGCGGTTTCCCGTCCGAAAGTAATCTTCCGCGAGATCGACGGCCGTAAACAAGAGCCGTTCGAAAACGTAACGCTGGACGTTGAAGAGCAGCATCAGGGTTCTGTGATGCAGGCTCTGGGTGAGCGTAAAGGCGACCTGAAAAACATGAATCCAGATGGCAAAGGCCGCGTACGTCTCGACTACGTGATCCCAAGCCGTGGCCTGATCGGCTTCCGTTCTGAGTTCATGACCATGACCTCCGGTACCGGTCTGCTGTACTCCACCTTCAGCCACTACGACGACGTGCGTCCGGGCGAAGTGGGCCAGCGTAACAACGGCGTGCTGATCTCCAACGGTCAGGGTAAAGCGGTTGCGTTTGCGCTGTTCGGTCTGCAGGATCGCGGTAAGCTGTTCCTGGGTCACGGTGCTGAAGTTTACGAAGGCCAGATCATCGGTATTCACAGTCGTTCTAACGACCTGACCGTAAACTGCCTGACCGGTAAGAAACTGACCAACATGCGTGCGTCCGGTACTGACGAAGCAACGGTTCTGGTTCCACCGATCAAGATGACTCTGGAGCAGGCTCTGGAATTCATCGATGATGACGAACTGGTAGAAGTGACTCCACAGTCAATTCGTATCCGTAAACGTCACCTGACCGAGAACGATCGTAAACGTGCTATGCGCGGTGCGAAAGAAGACTAA
- a CDS encoding MFS transporter, which translates to MTHNSDPLTLKLSLREKCAYGMGDFGSNLMLCIGTLYLLKFYTDELGMPAFYGGIIFLVAKFFTALTDMLTGVLLDSRRNIGARGKFRPFILYASVPVALVATAQFMANDFSLTVKTALATVLFMMFGLCYSLMNCAYGAMVPAITKNPNERAQLAAWRQGGATVGLLLCTVGFMPIQALFISQPSQGYLVAALVFVTGGLFCMWWCYSGVKERYVELTPDHHKPGILKSFCAIFRNPPLLVLCIANLCTLAAFNIKLAIQVYYTQYVLNDLHLLSWMGFFSMGCILVGVFLVPGAVKRFGKKPVYLGGLALWAVGDVLNFFWGTSSLLFVLFSCMAFFGTAFVNSLNWALVPDIVDYGEWKTGIRAEGSVYTGYTFSRKISAALAGFLPGIMLTQIGYVPHAVQSAGTLLGLRQLIFLWPCGLAIVAAVTMGLFYKLNEARFAFIIEEIGKRKKQSANTPEITTNNKASAATL; encoded by the coding sequence ATGACACATAACAGTGATCCGTTAACCCTGAAATTGAGCCTGCGAGAGAAGTGCGCCTACGGAATGGGCGATTTTGGCTCGAACCTGATGCTCTGTATTGGCACGCTGTATCTGCTAAAGTTTTACACCGATGAGCTGGGTATGCCGGCGTTCTATGGCGGCATTATTTTCCTGGTGGCTAAGTTCTTTACCGCGTTGACCGATATGCTGACCGGCGTGCTGCTCGACTCCCGGCGTAACATCGGCGCGAGGGGGAAATTCCGGCCATTCATTCTTTACGCCTCCGTCCCGGTGGCGCTGGTGGCAACGGCGCAGTTTATGGCCAACGACTTTAGCCTGACGGTGAAAACGGCTCTCGCCACCGTGCTCTTTATGATGTTTGGCCTCTGCTATAGCCTGATGAACTGCGCCTACGGTGCGATGGTCCCGGCCATCACCAAAAACCCGAACGAGCGCGCGCAGCTTGCGGCGTGGCGTCAGGGTGGCGCAACGGTGGGACTGTTGCTCTGCACCGTCGGCTTTATGCCCATTCAGGCGCTGTTCATCAGCCAACCCTCCCAGGGCTATCTGGTGGCCGCGCTGGTGTTCGTTACCGGCGGCCTGTTCTGCATGTGGTGGTGCTACAGCGGCGTGAAAGAACGCTACGTGGAGCTTACGCCCGATCACCATAAGCCCGGCATTCTGAAATCGTTCTGCGCGATTTTCCGCAATCCGCCGCTACTGGTGCTGTGTATCGCCAACCTGTGTACCCTCGCCGCCTTCAACATCAAGCTGGCGATTCAGGTCTATTACACCCAGTACGTGCTGAACGATCTCCATTTGCTGTCGTGGATGGGATTCTTCAGCATGGGCTGCATTCTGGTTGGCGTGTTTTTGGTGCCCGGCGCGGTTAAGCGTTTTGGCAAGAAGCCGGTTTATCTCGGCGGTCTGGCGCTGTGGGCGGTGGGCGACGTGCTCAACTTTTTCTGGGGAACCAGTTCCCTGCTGTTCGTGCTTTTTTCCTGCATGGCCTTTTTCGGCACCGCGTTTGTGAACAGCCTGAACTGGGCGCTGGTGCCGGATATCGTCGATTACGGCGAGTGGAAAACCGGCATCCGCGCCGAAGGGTCGGTGTATACCGGCTACACCTTCTCGCGCAAAATCTCTGCGGCGCTCGCCGGTTTCCTGCCCGGGATTATGCTAACCCAGATTGGCTACGTTCCCCATGCCGTGCAGAGCGCGGGCACGCTGCTTGGTCTGCGTCAGCTTATTTTCCTGTGGCCGTGCGGTCTGGCGATTGTTGCTGCCGTGACCATGGGGCTGTTTTATAAACTCAACGAAGCGCGCTTCGCCTTTATTATCGAGGAGATTGGAAAACGGAAAAAACAATCAGCGAATACCCCTGAGATAACCACCAACAATAAAGCGTCAGCAGCCACTTTATAA
- the yihS gene encoding sulfoquinovose isomerase — translation MKWFNTLSHNRWLEQETDRILDFGKNAAVPTGFGWLGNNGQVRSDMGTHLWITARMLHVYAVAANMGRPGAYALVEHGINALNGPLRDKQHGGWYACVNDEGVIDASKQGYQHFFVLLGAASAVTTGHPQARRLLDDAIEVIERYFWSEQEQMCLESWDEAFSKTEDYRGGNANMHAVEAFLIVYDVTHDRKWLDRALRIASVIIHDVARKGEYRVNEHFDTGWNPIRDYNIDNPAHRFRAYGGTPGHWIEWGRLMLHLRAALEARFETPPEWLLKDAKGLFHATIRDAWAPDGADGFVYSVGWDGKPIVRERVRWPIVEAMGTAYALYTVTGEAQYEAWYQKWWDYCIKYLMDYENGSWWQELDTNNEVTTKVWDGKQDIYHLLHCLVIPRLPLAPGLAPAVAAGLLDSLAK, via the coding sequence ATGAAATGGTTTAACACCCTGAGCCATAACCGCTGGCTCGAACAAGAGACCGACCGCATTCTCGATTTCGGTAAAAACGCCGCCGTACCGACCGGCTTTGGCTGGCTGGGCAATAACGGCCAGGTGCGTAGCGATATGGGCACGCATCTGTGGATCACGGCGCGTATGCTGCACGTTTACGCGGTGGCGGCGAACATGGGACGCCCCGGTGCGTATGCCCTGGTTGAGCACGGCATTAACGCCCTGAACGGCCCGCTGCGCGACAAGCAGCACGGCGGCTGGTACGCCTGCGTTAACGATGAGGGCGTCATTGACGCTTCCAAGCAGGGCTATCAGCACTTCTTCGTCCTGCTGGGTGCGGCAAGCGCCGTCACCACCGGCCATCCGCAGGCGCGCAGGCTGCTGGACGATGCTATCGAGGTGATTGAGCGTTACTTCTGGAGCGAACAGGAGCAGATGTGCCTGGAGTCATGGGATGAAGCGTTCAGCAAAACGGAAGATTACCGTGGCGGTAACGCCAACATGCACGCCGTAGAAGCCTTCCTGATCGTTTATGACGTGACCCACGACCGCAAATGGCTCGACCGCGCCCTCCGCATCGCGTCGGTGATTATTCATGACGTGGCGCGAAAAGGTGAGTACCGCGTTAACGAACATTTCGACACCGGCTGGAATCCGATTCGCGACTACAACATTGATAACCCCGCCCACCGTTTCCGCGCCTACGGCGGCACGCCGGGGCACTGGATTGAGTGGGGCCGCCTGATGCTGCACCTGCGCGCCGCGCTGGAAGCGCGCTTTGAAACCCCGCCGGAATGGCTGCTGAAAGATGCAAAAGGCCTGTTCCACGCCACCATCCGCGACGCCTGGGCACCCGACGGAGCCGATGGATTTGTCTACTCCGTGGGCTGGGACGGCAAGCCTATCGTGCGCGAACGCGTGCGCTGGCCAATCGTCGAGGCGATGGGCACGGCCTATGCCCTCTATACCGTGACCGGCGAGGCGCAGTACGAGGCCTGGTATCAGAAGTGGTGGGATTACTGCATCAAGTATCTGATGGATTACGAAAACGGTTCCTGGTGGCAGGAGCTGGACACCAATAACGAAGTGACCACCAAAGTCTGGGACGGCAAGCAGGATATTTACCATCTGCTGCACTGCCTGGTGATCCCTCGCCTGCCGCTGGCACCGGGCTTAGCGCCTGCCGTAGCCGCTGGTCTGCTGGACAGCCTGGCCAAATAA
- a CDS encoding MFS transporter, which yields MSQHTSDPATLRLPFKEKLAYGMGDLGSNILLDIGTLYLLKFYTDVLGLPGTYGGIIFLIAKFFTAFTDMGTGIMLDSRRKIGPKGKFRPFVLYAAFPVTLLAIANFVGTPFEMTGKTVMATVLFMLYGLFFSMMNCSYGAMVPAITKNPDERASLAAWRQGGATLGLLLCTVGFVPVMNLIEGNDRLGYIFAATLFSLFGLFFMWWCYKGVTERYVETQPANPTQKPGLLQSFRAIAGNRPLFILCIANLCTLGAFNVKLAIQVYYTQYVLNDPILLSYMGFFSMGCIFIGVFMMPGAVRRFGKKKVYICGLTIWVAGDLLNYFFGGGSVSFVAFSCLAFFGSAFVNSLNWALVSDTVEYGEWRTGVRSEGTVYTGFTFFRKVSQALAGFFPGIMLTQIGYVPNVVQSSGTVEGLRQLIFIYPSLLAVITIVAMGCFYNLNEKMYVRIVEEIELRKRTA from the coding sequence ATGAGTCAACATACTTCCGATCCGGCAACCCTACGCCTGCCGTTTAAAGAAAAACTCGCCTACGGGATGGGCGATCTCGGCTCAAACATCCTGCTGGATATCGGCACGCTCTATTTGCTGAAGTTTTATACCGACGTGCTGGGGCTGCCGGGCACCTACGGCGGGATCATCTTCCTGATTGCGAAGTTCTTTACCGCCTTCACCGATATGGGCACCGGGATCATGCTCGACTCCCGGCGCAAGATTGGCCCGAAAGGGAAATTCCGCCCGTTCGTACTGTATGCCGCCTTCCCGGTGACGCTGCTGGCGATTGCTAACTTCGTCGGCACGCCGTTTGAGATGACCGGTAAAACGGTGATGGCGACGGTGCTGTTCATGCTTTACGGCCTGTTTTTCAGCATGATGAACTGCTCCTACGGCGCGATGGTACCGGCTATTACCAAAAATCCGGACGAGCGCGCCTCGCTGGCCGCCTGGCGCCAGGGCGGCGCGACGCTGGGCCTGCTGCTCTGTACAGTGGGTTTTGTTCCGGTGATGAATTTGATTGAAGGCAATGACCGGCTTGGCTATATCTTTGCCGCCACCCTCTTCTCGCTGTTCGGGCTGTTCTTCATGTGGTGGTGCTATAAGGGCGTGACCGAGCGTTACGTCGAGACACAGCCTGCAAATCCGACGCAAAAGCCGGGCCTGCTGCAGTCGTTTCGCGCCATCGCCGGGAACCGTCCGCTGTTTATCCTGTGCATCGCCAACCTGTGCACGCTGGGCGCCTTTAACGTCAAGCTCGCCATTCAGGTCTACTACACGCAGTACGTGCTGAACGACCCGATTCTGCTGTCGTACATGGGCTTCTTCAGCATGGGCTGTATTTTTATCGGAGTCTTTATGATGCCCGGCGCGGTCCGGCGCTTCGGCAAGAAAAAAGTCTACATCTGCGGGCTGACGATTTGGGTGGCGGGCGATCTGCTCAACTACTTCTTCGGCGGCGGCTCGGTGAGCTTTGTCGCGTTCTCCTGCCTGGCGTTCTTCGGCTCCGCGTTCGTTAACAGCCTGAACTGGGCGCTGGTGTCTGATACCGTGGAGTACGGCGAGTGGCGCACCGGTGTGCGCTCCGAAGGCACGGTCTACACCGGCTTTACCTTCTTCCGTAAGGTCTCGCAGGCGCTGGCGGGCTTCTTCCCGGGGATCATGCTCACGCAGATCGGCTATGTGCCCAACGTGGTACAGTCCAGTGGCACGGTTGAAGGGCTGCGGCAGCTGATATTTATCTATCCGAGCCTGCTGGCGGTCATCACCATCGTGGCGATGGGCTGCTTCTATAACCTCAACGAGAAGATGTATGTGCGCATCGTCGAAGAAATCGAACTGCGCAAACGTACGGCATAA
- a CDS encoding alpha-glucosidase: MRTLHNIDLKNNESGFTLRWQDRLILSHTADVPCLWIGAGEADIEMFRGNFSIKDKLNEKIALTDATVTQQIAGWAIRFTRGDAVSATLLVGVDADGRLELKLKNDAPGHNRIWLRLAAQPEDHIYGCGEQFSYFDLRGKPFPLWTSEQGVGRNKQTYVTWQADCKENAGGDYYWTFFPQPTFVSTQKYYCHVDNSCYMNFDFSAPDFHELAFWEDNATLCFECAETYVDLLEKLTGLLGRQPELPDWVYDGVTLGIQGGTEVCQQKLDIMRKGGVKVNGIWAQDWSGVRMTSFGKRVMWNWKWNSELYPQLDTRIAKWKQEGVQFLSYINPYVASDKDLCEEAATRGYLTKNADGKDYHVEFGEFYAGVIDLTNPAAYDWYKEVIKKNLIALGCGGWMADFGEYLPTNTFLHNGVSAEIMHNAWPALWAKCNYEALQETGKLGEILFFMRAGYTGSQKYSVMMWAGDQNVDWSLDDGLASVVPAALSLAMTGHGLHHSDIGGYTTLFEMKRSKELLLRWCDFSAFTPMMRTHEGNRPGDNWQFDGDAETIAHFARMTSVFTTLKPYIKAAVAQNAKSGLPVMRPLFLHYEDDARAYTLKYQYLFGRDLLVAPVHEEGRRDWSLYLPQDSWVNAWTGETCQGGDVTVDAPLGKPPVFYRQHSEWADLFSTLRHI; encoded by the coding sequence ATGCGTACCCTACACAATATTGATCTGAAAAATAACGAAAGTGGCTTTACCCTGCGCTGGCAGGACCGTCTGATTTTATCCCACACCGCGGATGTCCCTTGCCTGTGGATTGGCGCAGGCGAGGCGGATATCGAGATGTTTCGCGGCAACTTCAGCATCAAAGACAAGCTCAACGAAAAGATTGCCCTGACGGACGCGACCGTCACGCAGCAAATCGCGGGCTGGGCGATCCGCTTTACCCGCGGCGATGCGGTAAGCGCGACGCTGCTGGTGGGCGTCGATGCGGATGGCCGTCTTGAGCTGAAGCTTAAAAACGATGCTCCCGGCCATAACCGCATCTGGTTGCGGCTGGCGGCGCAGCCGGAAGATCATATCTACGGCTGCGGCGAGCAGTTCTCGTATTTCGATCTGCGCGGCAAGCCGTTCCCGCTGTGGACCAGCGAGCAGGGCGTGGGCCGCAACAAGCAGACCTACGTGACCTGGCAGGCCGACTGCAAAGAGAACGCGGGCGGCGACTACTACTGGACCTTCTTCCCGCAGCCCACCTTCGTGAGCACCCAGAAATACTACTGCCACGTGGACAACAGCTGCTACATGAACTTCGACTTCAGCGCGCCGGACTTCCACGAGCTGGCGTTCTGGGAAGATAACGCCACGCTGTGCTTCGAATGTGCTGAAACCTACGTCGATCTTCTGGAAAAGCTCACCGGCCTGCTGGGGCGTCAGCCTGAACTACCGGACTGGGTTTACGACGGCGTGACGCTGGGCATTCAGGGCGGCACCGAGGTGTGTCAGCAAAAGCTCGATATCATGCGCAAAGGTGGCGTGAAGGTGAACGGCATTTGGGCGCAGGACTGGTCCGGCGTCCGCATGACCTCCTTTGGAAAACGCGTGATGTGGAACTGGAAGTGGAACAGTGAGCTTTATCCACAGCTTGATACGCGGATTGCGAAGTGGAAACAGGAAGGCGTGCAGTTCCTCTCCTATATCAACCCGTACGTCGCCAGCGATAAAGATCTCTGCGAAGAGGCGGCAACGCGCGGCTATCTGACCAAAAACGCCGACGGCAAGGACTACCACGTCGAGTTCGGCGAGTTCTACGCGGGCGTTATCGACCTGACCAACCCGGCAGCCTACGACTGGTACAAAGAGGTCATCAAAAAGAACCTGATCGCGCTGGGCTGCGGCGGCTGGATGGCCGATTTCGGGGAATATCTGCCGACCAATACCTTCCTGCACAACGGCGTCAGCGCAGAAATCATGCATAACGCCTGGCCTGCCCTGTGGGCTAAATGTAATTACGAAGCGCTTCAGGAAACCGGCAAGCTCGGGGAGATCTTGTTCTTCATGCGCGCGGGCTACACCGGCAGCCAGAAGTACTCGGTGATGATGTGGGCGGGGGATCAGAACGTCGACTGGAGCCTTGACGACGGTCTGGCATCGGTGGTGCCCGCCGCGCTTTCTCTGGCGATGACCGGTCACGGCCTGCACCACAGCGACATCGGCGGCTATACCACGCTGTTCGAGATGAAACGCAGCAAAGAGCTGCTGCTGCGGTGGTGCGACTTCAGCGCCTTTACGCCAATGATGCGTACCCATGAGGGTAACCGCCCCGGCGACAACTGGCAGTTTGACGGCGACGCGGAAACCATCGCGCACTTCGCGCGCATGACCTCCGTCTTCACCACCCTGAAGCCGTACATCAAAGCCGCGGTCGCGCAGAACGCGAAAAGCGGCCTGCCGGTGATGCGTCCGCTGTTCCTGCACTACGAGGACGACGCGCGCGCCTACACGCTGAAATACCAGTACCTGTTTGGCCGCGACCTGCTGGTGGCGCCTGTTCATGAAGAGGGTCGCCGCGACTGGTCGCTCTATCTTCCGCAGGACAGCTGGGTGAATGCGTGGACCGGGGAAACCTGCCAGGGCGGTGACGTGACCGTTGATGCCCCCCTCGGCAAGCCGCCGGTCTTCTACCGCCAGCACAGCGAATGGGCAGATCTGTTTAGCACCTTACGTCATATCTGA
- the glnA gene encoding glutamate--ammonia ligase codes for MSAEHVLTMLNEHEVKFVDLRFTDTKGKEQHVTIPAHQVNAEFFEEGKMFDGSSIGGWKGINESDMVLMPDATTAVIDPFFEEPTLIIRCDILEPGTLQGYDRDPRSIAKRAEEYLRSTGIADTVLFGPEPEFFLFDDIRFGASISGSHVAIDDIEGAWNSSTKYEGGNKGHRPGVKGGYFPVPPVDSAQDIRSTMCLVMEEMGLVVEAHHHEVATAGQNEVATRFNTMTKKADEIQIYKYVVHNVAHRFGKTATFMPKPMFGDNGSGMHCHMSLSKNGTNLFSGDKYAGLSEQALYYIGGVIKHAKAINALANPTTNSYKRLVPGYEAPVMLAYSARNRSASIRIPVVASPKARRIEVRFPDPAANPYLCFAALLMAGLDGIKNKIHPGEAMDKNLYDLPPEEAKEIPQVAGSLEEALQALDADREFLTAGGVFTDDAIDAYIALRMEENDRVRMTPHPVEFELYYSV; via the coding sequence ATGTCCGCTGAACACGTTTTGACGATGCTGAACGAACATGAAGTGAAGTTTGTTGATCTGCGCTTCACCGATACCAAAGGTAAAGAACAGCACGTCACAATCCCTGCTCATCAGGTGAACGCCGAATTCTTTGAAGAAGGCAAAATGTTTGACGGCTCCTCCATTGGTGGCTGGAAAGGCATTAACGAATCCGACATGGTTCTGATGCCAGACGCGACCACTGCGGTCATTGATCCGTTCTTCGAAGAACCAACCCTGATCATCCGTTGCGACATCCTCGAGCCAGGCACGCTGCAGGGCTACGACCGCGACCCACGTTCTATCGCGAAACGCGCTGAAGAGTACCTGCGTTCTACCGGCATCGCAGACACCGTTCTGTTCGGGCCAGAGCCAGAATTCTTCCTGTTCGATGACATCCGTTTCGGTGCCTCTATTTCTGGCTCCCACGTGGCTATCGACGACATCGAAGGTGCATGGAACTCCTCCACCAAATACGAAGGCGGTAACAAAGGTCACCGTCCTGGCGTGAAAGGCGGTTACTTCCCGGTTCCTCCGGTCGACTCTGCACAGGACATCCGTTCCACCATGTGTCTGGTGATGGAAGAGATGGGCCTGGTTGTTGAAGCTCACCACCACGAAGTGGCGACTGCTGGTCAGAACGAAGTGGCAACCCGCTTCAACACCATGACCAAAAAAGCGGACGAAATTCAGATCTACAAATACGTTGTGCACAACGTTGCGCACCGTTTCGGTAAAACCGCGACCTTCATGCCAAAACCAATGTTTGGCGATAACGGTTCCGGTATGCACTGCCACATGTCTCTGTCCAAGAACGGTACCAACCTGTTCTCTGGCGACAAATATGCCGGTCTGTCCGAGCAGGCGCTGTATTACATCGGTGGTGTTATCAAACACGCTAAAGCGATCAACGCCCTGGCGAACCCAACCACGAACTCCTACAAGCGTCTGGTCCCGGGCTACGAAGCGCCAGTGATGCTGGCCTACTCTGCACGTAACCGTTCTGCTTCTATCCGTATCCCGGTGGTGGCTTCTCCTAAAGCGCGTCGTATCGAAGTTCGCTTCCCGGACCCAGCGGCTAACCCATACCTGTGCTTCGCAGCACTGCTGATGGCCGGTCTGGACGGTATCAAGAACAAGATCCACCCGGGCGAAGCGATGGACAAAAACCTGTACGACCTGCCGCCAGAAGAAGCGAAAGAGATCCCACAGGTTGCTGGTTCTCTGGAAGAAGCCCTGCAGGCGCTGGACGCAGACCGCGAGTTCCTGACTGCAGGTGGCGTATTCACTGACGACGCTATCGATGCTTACATCGCCCTGCGTATGGAAGAGAACGACCGCGTGCGTATGACTCCACACCCGGTTGAGTTCGAGCTGTACTACAGCGTTTAA
- the ompL gene encoding porin OmpL → MKRIITVLIVSSVSCPVFAGAYVETREAYNTASEMHEVILRAGYNFDMGAGLMFTNAYNVGKWDELKHSYNEIEGWYPLFKPTDKLTFQPGGLINDSSAGSGGAVYLDTNYKFTDWFNLTFRYRYNHNNYDTPDYNGQMDKNDTHEFANYWNFKVTDAFFYTFEPHFFQRVNDYHSKNGKDHHWEITNKFSYKIDRNWLPYLELQWLDRWNDYNREQYRIRLGLRYSF, encoded by the coding sequence ATGAAAAGAATCATCACTGTACTGATCGTGTCGTCTGTGTCCTGCCCGGTATTTGCCGGGGCCTATGTCGAAACGCGTGAAGCCTACAATACGGCCTCAGAGATGCACGAGGTGATCCTGCGCGCAGGATATAACTTTGATATGGGCGCGGGACTGATGTTCACCAACGCCTATAACGTAGGCAAATGGGATGAGCTGAAGCACAGCTATAACGAAATCGAGGGGTGGTATCCGCTCTTTAAGCCGACCGACAAACTCACCTTCCAGCCCGGTGGGTTGATTAACGACAGCAGCGCAGGGTCCGGTGGCGCAGTTTATTTAGATACCAACTACAAATTTACGGACTGGTTTAATCTGACGTTCCGCTATCGCTATAACCATAACAATTACGATACGCCGGACTATAACGGGCAGATGGATAAAAACGACACGCACGAATTTGCCAACTACTGGAATTTCAAAGTGACGGATGCGTTTTTCTACACCTTTGAACCGCACTTTTTCCAGCGGGTGAATGATTACCACAGCAAAAATGGCAAAGACCATCACTGGGAAATTACCAATAAATTCAGCTACAAGATCGACAGAAACTGGCTGCCGTACCTCGAACTGCAGTGGCTGGACCGATGGAATGATTACAACCGGGAGCAGTACCGGATCCGTTTAGGGTTACGGTATTCGTTCTAA